One Mycolicibacterium doricum genomic window, TGCCGGTAGATCTCGGCGCCGTCGCGGATGTAGTCCAGCACGCCGTCACCCTACGACGGGCGGTCGCGCGGCCGATAACCGTCCGGACCGGCGATCAGGACCTGGCCGTCCGGCGGGCTGCCGCACCCTCGTTCGCACCCGACGAAGTGGCGGTGGCCCTCGGCGGTGGCGTCGACGGCGGCAGCGGCATCCGCGCGCACGTCGGCGGCCGAACGTGCGCAGCCCGGGCTCCCGGTGCACGCGCTGACATCGAGCCACGGGGAGTTCTCGTCGAATATCAGCCCCATCGGCGCCAGCACGCGCAGTGCCACGTCGGCGACGCCTTCGTCGAGGTCGCAGATCAGCAGCGACCGCCACGGCGTGATGACCACGGGTGCCTCGACCGCGCCGACGAACTCGGCGGTCCTGGCGGGCAGCACACCGAGCCGAACCCCGGCGCCCAACGTGATCCGGCCGTCGTTCTGGGTGAGCCAGCCGACCGGTGGACGGATCACCGGGGGCCAGGTGGCGCCGGGTTCCGCGGTGACGGGCAGGCCTGCGAGCAGATCCTGGGGGGCGGCGAGTTCGCCGACACGCCAGGCGTTGCCCCGGACCGCCACGAACCGCACCGCGACGTCGATCAGGGTGCGCACCGCGTCGTCGAGGGACAGGCGCACGCCGGTGTCCCGGCCCGCCAGCAGCAGCGCCGCCTGCTCCCCGTCGAGGGCGTGCACACCGACGTCGGTGCCGAGGCCGGAGATGTCGCCGCGACCGTCGTCGAGACCGAACCAGAACCGGCCGGAGGACTCCGCCAGCACGGGCTCCCGCCGGATCGCCGCGTCGAGGTCACCGATCACCTGTCGCAGGTCCGCCAGCCCGCCCGAGCGCCCGGACAGGGGAGACGCGACGATGTTGCGGACCCGCTCGTGGGTCGGCGACGGCAGCAGGCCCGCGTCCCCGACCGCATCAGCCACCGCGCCGGTGTCGGTCATCCCGCGGATCTGGAGGTTGCCGCGCGACGTCAGTTCCAGATCCGGTGCGCCGAAGCGGGTCGCGGCCTGTGCCAGCGCGGTGAGCGCGGCGCCGGAGATCACGCCGCCGGGCAGCCGGACCCGGGCCAGCGCACCGTCGGCGGCCTGGTGCACCGAGAGGGCACCCGGGCACGCGTCCTGATCGAAGGATCGAGTCGTCACTGCCTGCCATTCTAGGAACGGGCCGCGGTGCGTGGCACCGCCGGTGCGGTGGCTCGGCGCAGTGAGCGGACGCGGTGCGGTACGAATGACCAGTGCCCCCGCCGCTTCCCGCGCCGACCGTTCTGCTGCTGTCGACATCTGACACCGACCTCATCACCGCCCGCTCCAGCGGGGCCGGGTACCGCTGGGCGAACCCTTCCCGCCTGGTGCCGGGGGAGC contains:
- the cobG gene encoding precorrin-3B synthase; translated protein: MTTRSFDQDACPGALSVHQAADGALARVRLPGGVISGAALTALAQAATRFGAPDLELTSRGNLQIRGMTDTGAVADAVGDAGLLPSPTHERVRNIVASPLSGRSGGLADLRQVIGDLDAAIRREPVLAESSGRFWFGLDDGRGDISGLGTDVGVHALDGEQAALLLAGRDTGVRLSLDDAVRTLIDVAVRFVAVRGNAWRVGELAAPQDLLAGLPVTAEPGATWPPVIRPPVGWLTQNDGRITLGAGVRLGVLPARTAEFVGAVEAPVVITPWRSLLICDLDEGVADVALRVLAPMGLIFDENSPWLDVSACTGSPGCARSAADVRADAAAAVDATAEGHRHFVGCERGCGSPPDGQVLIAGPDGYRPRDRPS